TGCGAGCCTCCGCCCGCCGGACGAGGGCGCAAGCCCGCCGCGCCGGGAGATCGAGGGGCCCACCACCGGAGGACGCTCCTGATGCTGCCCGGCTGGCGCCAGTGGCTCTTCGCCCTCAAGGTCAGCGGGGCGGCCCTCCTCGCCCTCGGCATCGCCCTGTGGGTCGACCTGCCGCGCCCGTACTGGGCGATGGCGACCGTCTACATCACCATGCAGCCGCTCGCGGGCGCCACCCGCTCGAAGGCCCTGTACCGGGTGGTCGGCACGCTGATCGGCGTCTCGGCCGCGGTCGTGATGGTGCCGCCGCTCGTCGCCTCGCCGGAGATGCTGACCCTGGCGCTGGCCCTCTGGACCGCCGGCTGCCTCTACCTCTCGCTCCTCGACCGCTCGCCCCGGTCCTACCTGTTCATGCTCGCCGGCTACACCGCGGCGCTGATCGGCTTCCCGGCGGTGACGGCGCCCGAGACGATCTTCGACACCGCGGTGTCGCGGGCGGAGGAGATCACCCTCGGCATCCTCTGCGCCTCGCTGGTGGCGAGCCTGGTCTTCCCCGAGCCCGTCGGCCCGGTGCTGGCCTCCCGCGTCGGCGCCTGGCTCCAGGAGGCCGGCCGCTGGACCGGCGACGTGCTGTCGGGGGCCGGCGAGGCGCCGGCGGTCCGGGCGCGGCGCCTGCGGCTCGCCGCGGAAGCCGCGGAGATCGACGCGCTCTCGGCCCATCTCGCCTACGACACCTCGGCCCAGAGCCGGGCGGCGCCGCTGGTGCAGCTCCTGCGCGGCCGGATGCTGATGCTGCTGCCGATCCTCTCCTCCCTCGCCGACCGGATCGCGGCGCTCAAGGGCCTCTCGGGGCTGACGCCGGAGCTGCGCGGGCTTCTCGCCGACGTCGAGGCGTGGTCGGCGGCCGGGGCTCCGGCCGTCGAGGCCGACGCGCTCCTCGCCCGCATCGAGGCCGCCGACCGCCCGCTGCCGCCGCACGCCGCGTCGCAGGCCGGTCCCTTCTGGACCGCGCTCGTGCGGGCGAGCCTCCTCGACCGCCTGCGCGAGCTCGTCGCCATCGGCCGCGACTGCCGGGTGCTGCAGGAGGGCATCGCCCGCGGCAGCGGCCGCTCGCGCGCGCCGCTCGCCTTCGCGGGCGAGTTCGGCGGACGGGCCCCGCGCCACCGCGATCACGGCATGGCCCTGCGCTCCGCCCTCGGCGCCTT
The sequence above is drawn from the Methylobacterium terrae genome and encodes:
- a CDS encoding FUSC family protein, with amino-acid sequence MMLPGWRQWLFALKVSGAALLALGIALWVDLPRPYWAMATVYITMQPLAGATRSKALYRVVGTLIGVSAAVVMVPPLVASPEMLTLALALWTAGCLYLSLLDRSPRSYLFMLAGYTAALIGFPAVTAPETIFDTAVSRAEEITLGILCASLVASLVFPEPVGPVLASRVGAWLQEAGRWTGDVLSGAGEAPAVRARRLRLAAEAAEIDALSAHLAYDTSAQSRAAPLVQLLRGRMLMLLPILSSLADRIAALKGLSGLTPELRGLLADVEAWSAAGAPAVEADALLARIEAADRPLPPHAASQAGPFWTALVRASLLDRLRELVAIGRDCRVLQEGIARGSGRSRAPLAFAGEFGGRAPRHRDHGMALRSALGAFLGTVACVVVWIATAWPDGATAAMMGAVLCCMFATQDDPVPAILSFATWTGVAAAAIGVLLFGVMPLVHDFVSLALVLAPGLILCGLLMTSQRTLPVGLALGVNGNALLAIQDRYTSEFGAYVNSGLALVGGIWIAALVTRLVRSVGAEHGARRLIAASRADLARAARRRGRGDRTAFAHLMLDRLGLLVPRLAAAGPDSDLSRIDALAALRVGMNLVSLRRARHGLAADEVAALDDALDAVASHYEGPRGPASAALLARIDAALARIGAQAAGAGRRDALLGLAGLRRALFPEAPPAGAPILAREAA